The following are encoded together in the Arcobacter aquimarinus genome:
- a CDS encoding gamma carbonic anhydrase family protein has translation MILKFKEFYPQIHPSAWIAPSADLIGNIQVGEDSSVWFGCVIRSDVNEVRIGKNTNIQDLSCIHTDTNTKTIIGDNVTIGHKVMLHGCKIEDNCLIGMSATILDNAIIGEGSIVGANSLVTAGKVFPPRSMIMGSPAKVVKELTQEDVDKLIAHAGHYVEYKNDYR, from the coding sequence GTGATTTTAAAATTTAAAGAATTTTACCCCCAAATTCATCCAAGTGCTTGGATTGCACCAAGTGCTGATTTAATAGGAAATATTCAAGTTGGTGAAGATTCATCGGTTTGGTTTGGATGTGTAATTCGTTCTGATGTAAATGAAGTAAGAATTGGTAAAAATACAAATATTCAAGATTTATCTTGTATTCATACTGATACAAATACTAAAACAATTATTGGAGACAATGTAACAATTGGGCATAAAGTTATGCTTCATGGTTGCAAAATTGAAGATAATTGTCTAATTGGAATGAGTGCAACAATTTTAGATAATGCTATAATTGGAGAAGGAAGCATAGTAGGAGCAAATTCACTTGTAACTGCTGGAAAAGTATTTCCTCCAAGAAGTATGATTATGGGCAGTCCTGCAAAAGTTGTAAAAGAATTAACACAAGAAGATGTTGATAAACTTATAGCTCACGCTGGACATTATGTAGAATATAAAAACGATTATAGATAA
- a CDS encoding MBL fold metallo-hydrolase: protein MDIKVQAMGDYQTNCYIVTINEKDIIIDPGVNALSWIKNNVKNPIAVLNTHGHFDHIWSNQIVKETYNIKLYTPRDDEFMLTLDPYGLGMPPSYADVLVNPDEEIELEGIKIKFHHFPGHTPGCSALQIDKHLFTGDFIFKGTIGRFDFPNSDATLMKRSLNKILKWSEDFHIYPGHGDKTTLKNEIESLKQWEKYI from the coding sequence ATGGATATAAAAGTACAAGCTATGGGTGATTATCAAACAAATTGTTATATTGTAACAATTAATGAAAAAGATATAATTATCGACCCAGGAGTAAACGCTCTTTCTTGGATAAAAAACAATGTAAAAAATCCAATCGCTGTATTAAATACACATGGACATTTTGATCATATTTGGTCAAATCAAATAGTGAAAGAGACTTATAATATAAAATTATATACTCCAAGAGATGATGAATTTATGTTGACTTTAGATCCTTATGGATTAGGAATGCCTCCTTCTTATGCTGATGTTTTAGTAAATCCTGATGAAGAGATAGAACTTGAAGGGATAAAAATAAAATTTCATCATTTTCCAGGTCATACACCTGGTTGTAGTGCTTTACAAATAGATAAACATTTATTTACTGGAGATTTTATTTTTAAAGGAACTATAGGAAGATTTGATTTTCCTAACTCTGATGCTACACTAATGAAACGAAGTTTAAATAAAATACTAAAATGGAGTGAAGATTTTCATATTTATCCAGGTCATGGGGATAAAACAACACTTAAAAATGAAATAGAATCTTTAAAACAATGGGAAAAATATATTTAA
- a CDS encoding dUTP diphosphatase, with amino-acid sequence MLYKDFKESIKTLGFLTIEDFMQYTGVSSDDVLSWEEKNEVPYLVSLILHLLNGEKELLPTNSTLDKVIEECLPLATLLEEVSSFPHKLEEMFLLQKKLNDSTNGKNWELGVNKFAKEINWLRCIHMEVAELIESTPWKHWKNINSDPDMNNIHVELVDIWHFLMSYILQETNVPKAVSLVNTHCIYEATQDIDVKLMVKEAEKLSYIALAIDTGNMPSFSGIERFIDQFFRCCKISGLSFMWLQKLYIGKNCLNQFRQDNGYKEGHYIKVWNGNEDNVVMVDLLEKMEDVSFDDLYNKLKEEYNKCK; translated from the coding sequence TTGTTATATAAAGATTTTAAAGAGAGTATAAAAACACTTGGTTTTTTAACAATTGAAGATTTTATGCAATATACAGGTGTTTCATCTGATGATGTTTTATCTTGGGAAGAGAAAAATGAAGTACCTTATTTGGTATCTTTAATTTTACATCTTTTAAATGGTGAAAAAGAGCTACTACCAACAAATAGTACATTAGATAAAGTTATAGAAGAGTGTTTACCACTTGCTACTTTACTTGAAGAAGTTTCATCATTTCCTCATAAACTTGAAGAGATGTTTTTATTACAAAAAAAATTAAATGATTCAACAAATGGAAAAAATTGGGAATTAGGTGTAAATAAATTTGCAAAAGAGATAAATTGGCTTAGATGTATTCATATGGAAGTGGCTGAACTTATTGAATCAACACCTTGGAAGCATTGGAAAAATATAAATTCTGATCCAGATATGAATAATATTCATGTCGAACTTGTAGATATTTGGCATTTTTTAATGTCTTATATTTTACAAGAAACAAATGTTCCAAAAGCAGTCTCTTTAGTAAATACACATTGTATTTATGAAGCTACTCAGGATATTGATGTAAAACTTATGGTTAAAGAAGCTGAAAAATTATCTTACATAGCTTTAGCAATTGATACGGGTAATATGCCTTCATTTAGTGGAATTGAAAGATTTATTGACCAATTTTTTAGATGTTGTAAAATCTCAGGATTATCTTTTATGTGGTTACAAAAACTTTATATTGGGAAAAATTGTTTAAATCAATTTAGACAAGATAATGGATATAAAGAAGGACATTATATAAAAGTTTGGAATGGAAATGAAGATAATGTTGTAATGGTTGATTTATTAGAAAAAATGGAAGATGTAAGTTTTGATGATTTATATAACAAATTAAAAGAAGAGTATAACAAATGTAAATAA
- a CDS encoding GGDEF domain-containing protein — MKNRILELIKLSANNETAYKSLESIFTLHEQLQYATNIKQVADDIFSWLNKEFKIDNMVFSLFDINKNMKEVILTKGEEFYLDDDFSHFFIINTHTSLNATLSFSVSSKVHHKIIEDKYPMIEAAFFQVSPIVQSAILKKNYIESSSLDSVTNVYNRNYLIENLTTHLRLSNNKQNEIYFLMIGIDHFKAVIDEFDYDVADKVLIELAKVIHSNINEFDMVGRLNGDEFLVSVLNHTSEYQVEQLAKKIISDFAEIAILVNEEKKQYLKKTICIGFEIYKLNSDITITECIKNADIALYEAKNKGRSQLFKFSDLSAEDTIDLF, encoded by the coding sequence ATGAAAAATAGAATTCTAGAACTAATAAAATTATCTGCTAATAATGAAACTGCTTATAAATCTTTAGAAAGTATTTTTACTCTTCATGAACAATTGCAATATGCAACAAATATCAAACAAGTAGCTGATGATATCTTTAGTTGGTTAAATAAAGAATTCAAAATTGATAATATGGTATTTTCATTATTTGATATAAATAAAAATATGAAAGAAGTAATTTTAACAAAAGGTGAAGAGTTTTATTTAGATGATGATTTTTCACATTTTTTTATTATAAATACTCATACAAGCCTTAATGCAACACTATCTTTTAGTGTAAGTTCTAAAGTTCATCATAAAATAATTGAAGACAAATATCCTATGATTGAGGCAGCCTTTTTTCAAGTTTCACCTATAGTTCAAAGCGCTATTTTAAAGAAAAATTATATTGAATCTTCATCATTAGATTCTGTTACGAATGTTTACAATAGAAATTATTTAATAGAAAATCTTACAACTCATTTAAGACTTTCAAACAACAAACAAAATGAAATCTATTTTTTAATGATTGGAATTGATCATTTTAAGGCAGTAATTGATGAATTTGATTATGATGTAGCTGATAAAGTTTTAATAGAACTTGCAAAAGTTATTCACTCTAATATTAATGAATTTGATATGGTTGGAAGATTAAATGGAGATGAATTTTTAGTTTCAGTTTTAAATCATACGAGTGAATATCAAGTGGAACAACTTGCAAAAAAAATAATTTCAGATTTTGCTGAAATTGCTATTTTAGTAAATGAAGAAAAAAAACAATATCTTAAAAAAACAATTTGTATAGGATTTGAGATATATAAATTAAATTCAGATATTACAATAACAGAATGTATCAAAAATGCAGATATAGCTCTTTATGAAGCAAAAAACAAAGGAAGAAGTCAACTTTTTAAATTTAGTGACCTAAGTGCTGAAGATACTATTGATTTATTTTAA
- the recR gene encoding recombination mediator RecR yields MNKGLEKFYELVEAFESLPTIGKKSALRLAYHIVMNDNYCGIKIAHSIENALKNITKCSRCGSMSEHEICEVCLDESRDNEKLCIVQSAKDIFVIEDSNQFDGKYFVIEELDQDVILSLQKFIINNEVKNILFAITPSIANDAFILFIEDKLKDFDIKFTKIAQGVPTGVSLENVDILSLSKAIQSKVEI; encoded by the coding sequence ATGAATAAAGGATTAGAAAAATTTTATGAACTAGTTGAAGCTTTTGAATCTTTACCTACAATTGGTAAAAAATCAGCTTTACGTTTAGCTTATCATATTGTTATGAACGATAATTATTGTGGGATTAAAATAGCTCATAGTATAGAAAATGCTTTGAAGAATATTACAAAATGCTCAAGATGTGGTTCTATGAGTGAGCATGAAATTTGTGAAGTTTGTCTTGATGAAAGTAGAGACAATGAAAAATTATGTATTGTTCAAAGTGCGAAAGATATATTTGTTATTGAAGATTCAAATCAATTTGATGGAAAATATTTTGTAATTGAAGAATTGGATCAAGATGTGATTTTATCTTTACAAAAATTTATAATAAATAATGAAGTTAAAAATATACTCTTTGCAATAACTCCATCAATTGCAAATGATGCATTTATTTTATTTATAGAAGATAAACTTAAAGATTTTGATATAAAATTTACAAAAATAGCACAAGGTGTTCCAACAGGAGTTAGTTTAGAAAATGTTGATATCTTATCATTGTCAAAAGCAATACAAAGTAAAGTAGAGATATAA
- a CDS encoding PAS domain-containing sensor histidine kinase, which produces MNIIQFVEQIEKNKIAIIRTWIKIPVVLDLIKIYSIDENLFIKRYSFSLIEHFILVVRKEEEYGKNSSVIDFLKYLKKKNMKINELFLLFSAFKDSMINFVFENKLESFDLIEKINFYFQKIFSVLLDIYSKSIEQIQSALNKSIDIVDKYVIMSRCDLNGIIISVSSAFCKISGYEPFELIGKSYNLLNHPDMQKDFFENLWNTIKTGEMWQGEIKNLKKNKDYYWLKTTIHPNFDDDGNIISYDAINEDITFQKKLKNQQNLLVEQSKSAALGEMISMIAHQWRQPLQAVSILIQKLPLLKEIQGEITDEILNDVVLQVTKQLDYMSKTIDDFRDYFKPNKKKEEVYIENVINKSIDFLSYLFKINSIKVEYKNESTSLVEIFLNEMVQVFINLAKNSCDAMLEKNIENRIINIYSYEKNNNLYIELEDNAGGINPKVIDKIFDPYFSTKTNKNGTGLGLYMSKTIIEQHSLGKISVCNSDIGAKFIIELPLNRS; this is translated from the coding sequence ATGAATATAATCCAATTTGTTGAACAAATAGAAAAAAATAAAATTGCTATTATTAGAACTTGGATTAAAATACCAGTGGTTTTAGATTTAATAAAAATTTATTCTATTGATGAAAATTTATTTATAAAAAGATATTCATTTTCACTTATTGAGCATTTTATATTGGTTGTAAGAAAAGAGGAAGAGTATGGGAAAAACTCTTCAGTTATTGATTTTTTAAAATATTTAAAAAAGAAAAATATGAAAATAAATGAGCTTTTTTTACTTTTTTCAGCATTTAAAGACTCTATGATTAATTTTGTTTTTGAAAATAAACTAGAATCTTTTGATTTAATTGAAAAAATAAATTTTTATTTTCAAAAAATATTTTCAGTTTTATTAGATATATATTCAAAATCTATTGAGCAAATTCAAAGTGCTTTAAATAAATCTATTGATATAGTAGATAAATATGTGATTATGTCAAGATGTGATTTAAATGGAATAATAATAAGTGTTTCTAGTGCTTTTTGTAAAATTTCAGGTTATGAACCATTTGAACTTATTGGTAAATCTTATAATCTTTTAAATCATCCAGATATGCAAAAAGATTTTTTTGAAAATTTATGGAATACAATAAAAACAGGTGAAATGTGGCAGGGAGAAATAAAAAATCTTAAGAAAAACAAAGATTATTATTGGCTTAAAACAACAATTCATCCAAATTTTGATGATGATGGAAACATAATAAGTTATGATGCTATAAATGAAGATATAACTTTTCAAAAAAAACTTAAAAATCAACAAAATCTTTTGGTAGAACAATCAAAATCAGCAGCATTAGGTGAAATGATAAGTATGATTGCACATCAATGGAGACAACCATTACAAGCTGTTTCTATTTTAATTCAAAAATTACCTTTATTAAAAGAAATTCAGGGTGAAATAACAGATGAAATTTTAAATGATGTTGTTTTACAAGTTACAAAGCAACTTGATTATATGTCAAAAACAATTGATGATTTTAGAGATTATTTTAAACCAAATAAGAAAAAAGAAGAAGTTTATATAGAAAATGTTATAAACAAATCTATAGACTTTTTATCATATTTATTTAAAATAAACTCTATAAAAGTGGAATATAAAAATGAATCTACTTCTTTGGTTGAGATTTTTTTAAATGAAATGGTACAAGTTTTTATAAATCTTGCAAAAAATTCATGTGATGCAATGCTTGAAAAAAATATTGAAAATAGAATTATAAATATTTATAGTTATGAAAAAAATAATAATTTATATATTGAATTAGAAGATAATGCAGGTGGAATAAATCCAAAAGTTATTGATAAAATATTTGATCCATATTTTTCAACAAAAACAAATAAAAATGGTACAGGATTAGGATTATATATGAGCAAAACTATAATTGAACAGCATAGTTTAGGTAAAATATCTGTTTGTAATAGTGATATTGGAGCAAAATTTATTATAGAATTACCACTAAATAGGAGTTAA
- a CDS encoding GGDEF domain-containing protein: MNLSCETIINENEKLKLSDLEKSCLNIFDYLNLHHNIKLLKINIKKNDTIENLFSCCNDNVNYHINSLDFKQNCDTEMIFEFLSETLEEYENIKENLNFIKLSLQIFSQSLYNKYMEKTLNELSLVDSVTGSYNRCYLNNYVGNLLSLSNREQKKIAFVKIAIDQFKAVIDEFDYEIGDKVLKCLAKSLKDSIRESDIVIKISNDEFLVILLNVINENNAIIITQKLINNFSQEKVIINEDNKQTLMKTICGGISIYPDNATTIEEIIKKSDIALYEARNRGRSQFFLFNEEDTNKIDFF, translated from the coding sequence ATGAATCTATCTTGTGAGACAATAATAAATGAGAATGAAAAATTAAAACTTTCTGATTTAGAAAAAAGCTGTTTAAATATTTTTGATTATTTAAATTTACATCATAATATAAAATTATTAAAAATAAATATTAAAAAAAATGATACTATAGAAAACTTATTTAGTTGTTGCAATGATAATGTTAATTATCATATAAATAGTTTAGATTTTAAACAAAACTGTGATACTGAAATGATTTTTGAATTCTTATCTGAAACTTTAGAAGAATATGAAAATATAAAAGAAAATCTAAATTTTATAAAATTATCTCTACAAATTTTTTCTCAATCTTTGTACAATAAATATATGGAAAAAACTTTAAATGAGCTCTCTTTAGTTGATTCTGTAACAGGTTCTTATAATAGATGTTATTTAAATAATTATGTTGGAAATCTACTAAGTTTATCAAATAGAGAACAAAAAAAAATAGCTTTTGTAAAAATTGCTATTGATCAATTTAAAGCAGTAATTGATGAATTTGATTATGAAATAGGTGATAAAGTTTTAAAGTGTTTAGCTAAAAGTTTAAAAGATAGTATAAGAGAATCTGATATTGTTATTAAAATTTCTAATGATGAATTTTTAGTTATTTTATTAAATGTTATTAATGAAAACAATGCTATAATCATAACACAAAAACTTATTAATAACTTTAGTCAAGAGAAAGTTATAATAAATGAAGATAATAAACAGACATTGATGAAAACTATTTGTGGTGGTATTTCAATATATCCTGATAATGCTACAACTATAGAAGAAATTATAAAAAAATCTGATATTGCTCTTTATGAAGCTAGAAATAGAGGAAGAAGTCAATTCTTCTTATTTAATGAAGAAGATACAAATAAAATAGATTTTTTTTAG
- the trpB gene encoding tryptophan synthase subunit beta, with product MNKSYLETMPDNNGFFGKFGGSFIPPALEKPFEEIKQAYKELKNSPKFIEDLRYVRKHYQGRPTPISFAKNLTNFCGGAKIYLKREDLNHTGAHKLNHCMAEVILAKHLGKKKVIAETGAGQHGVALATAAAYFGLECEIHMGEVDIAKEHPNVVRMKILGAKVIPATHGLKTLKEAVDSAFEAYLADTQNSIYCIGSVVGPHPFPMMVRDFQSVIGFESREQFLEHENKLPDNVVACVGGGSNAMGIFSGFIDDKQVELYGVEPMGKGDKIGEHSASLTYGEEGIMHGFNSIMLKDEQGNPAPVYSIGSGIDYPSVGPEHAYLKESGRSKVGLCDDNEAVDAFYKLSQLEGIIPALESAHAVGFAMKLAKTLDKEKTILVSLSGRGDKDIDFVINNYPIPNSKF from the coding sequence ATGAACAAATCATATTTAGAAACTATGCCTGATAACAATGGTTTTTTTGGTAAATTTGGAGGTTCATTTATTCCTCCTGCATTAGAAAAACCTTTTGAAGAGATAAAACAAGCTTATAAAGAATTAAAAAATTCGCCTAAATTTATAGAAGATTTAAGATATGTAAGAAAGCACTATCAAGGAAGACCTACTCCAATTTCATTTGCTAAAAATCTTACAAACTTTTGTGGTGGAGCAAAAATCTATCTAAAAAGAGAAGATTTAAACCATACAGGTGCTCATAAATTAAATCATTGTATGGCTGAAGTTATTTTAGCTAAACATTTAGGGAAGAAAAAAGTAATAGCTGAAACAGGTGCTGGTCAACATGGTGTTGCACTTGCAACTGCGGCAGCTTATTTTGGACTTGAATGTGAAATTCATATGGGTGAAGTTGATATTGCAAAAGAGCATCCAAATGTAGTAAGAATGAAAATTCTTGGAGCAAAAGTGATTCCTGCAACCCATGGACTTAAAACTTTAAAAGAAGCTGTTGATTCAGCATTTGAAGCATATTTAGCAGATACGCAAAACTCTATTTATTGTATTGGCTCTGTTGTTGGTCCTCATCCTTTTCCTATGATGGTAAGAGATTTTCAAAGTGTAATTGGATTTGAATCACGAGAACAGTTTTTAGAACATGAAAATAAACTTCCTGACAATGTAGTTGCTTGTGTTGGAGGTGGAAGTAATGCAATGGGAATTTTTTCTGGATTTATCGATGATAAACAAGTTGAGCTTTATGGTGTTGAACCAATGGGAAAAGGTGATAAAATTGGAGAGCATTCTGCATCTTTAACTTATGGAGAAGAAGGAATAATGCATGGATTTAATTCTATCATGTTAAAAGATGAACAAGGAAATCCAGCACCTGTTTACTCAATAGGAAGTGGAATTGATTATCCTAGTGTTGGACCAGAACACGCTTATTTAAAAGAATCAGGAAGAAGTAAAGTTGGTCTTTGCGATGATAATGAAGCTGTTGATGCTTTTTATAAATTATCTCAACTAGAAGGAATTATTCCAGCACTTGAATCAGCTCATGCAGTTGGATTTGCTATGAAATTAGCAAAAACTCTGGATAAAGAAAAAACTATTTTAGTAAGTTTAAGTGGTCGAGGGGATAAAGATATTGATTTTGTTATTAATAACTACCCTATTCCAAATTCAAAATTTTAA
- a CDS encoding uracil-DNA glycosylase codes for MEKRVVCQKCVYYFVTWEASRPHGCNAYGFKSPVLPSITVKNSSGEACKFFSLKNHNK; via the coding sequence ATGGAAAAAAGAGTAGTTTGTCAAAAGTGTGTATATTATTTCGTAACGTGGGAAGCTTCAAGACCTCATGGTTGTAATGCTTATGGATTTAAATCTCCTGTTCTTCCCTCAATCACTGTAAAAAATTCAAGTGGAGAAGCTTGTAAGTTTTTTAGTTTAAAAAATCATAATAAGTAG
- a CDS encoding ferritin-like domain-containing protein, protein MDYFNTLEEVLLTSEPQNKIEKFKFFYQKFLNNETFFDNSYEPYVFDKPSYATFLEIVKPTELPPIKNFKSIEGKRYLVHTILHIEYSAIDLALDAALRFKNMPIQYYKDWLEVADDEIRHFLMLENLLTELNGVYGDFPVHKNLFEAMEATPEFLRRMAAVPRYLEANGLDQNPKIMEKLNSNRDEFNMKFLEVLNIILKEEVDHVKKGDIWFKYECERLNVEPETTYMKIIEEVFPGSTKRKMDLNFDARKQAGFSCNELKKLSKKEDCN, encoded by the coding sequence ATGGATTATTTTAATACACTTGAAGAAGTTTTATTAACAAGCGAACCACAAAATAAGATTGAAAAGTTTAAATTCTTTTATCAAAAGTTTTTAAATAATGAAACTTTTTTTGATAATTCATACGAACCTTATGTTTTTGATAAGCCATCTTATGCCACTTTTTTAGAAATAGTTAAACCAACAGAACTTCCACCTATTAAAAATTTCAAATCAATTGAAGGGAAAAGATATTTAGTTCATACAATTTTACATATTGAATATTCAGCAATTGATTTAGCTTTAGATGCAGCCTTGAGATTTAAAAATATGCCAATACAATATTATAAAGATTGGTTAGAAGTAGCTGATGATGAAATAAGACATTTTTTAATGCTTGAAAATTTATTAACTGAATTAAATGGTGTTTATGGAGATTTCCCTGTACACAAAAATCTTTTTGAAGCGATGGAAGCTACTCCTGAATTTTTGCGAAGAATGGCAGCAGTTCCTAGATATCTTGAAGCAAATGGACTTGATCAAAATCCTAAAATAATGGAAAAATTAAACTCAAATAGAGATGAATTTAATATGAAGTTTTTAGAAGTTCTAAATATTATATTAAAAGAAGAAGTTGATCATGTAAAAAAAGGTGATATTTGGTTCAAGTACGAGTGTGAAAGACTGAATGTAGAACCAGAAACTACATATATGAAAATAATAGAAGAAGTTTTTCCAGGAAGTACAAAAAGAAAAATGGATTTGAATTTTGATGCTAGAAAACAAGCTGGTTTTTCTTGTAACGAATTAAAAAAATTATCAAAAAAAGAGGATTGTAATTAA
- the dnaJ gene encoding molecular chaperone DnaJ — translation MTEIDYYELLEISKNSDKSTIKKAYRQMAMKYHPDKNPGDNEAEEKFKAINEAYQVLSDEEKRALYDRYGKAGLEGHGQRGGFSGGFDDLSSVFEEMFGFGSSSRGRKQRKSYNYNLDVTIEVKLDFNEAVFGCKKEINYKYKTACKSCKGTGAKDGKMSTCSMCNGHGQIHSRQGFMTFAQTCPKCGGSGQASTDSCKSCGGTGYDEIKDNFKVDIPEGVNDGMRIRVSNKGNIAPDGSRGDLYLQVKVKEDAHFVRHDDDIYYEAPIFFTQVALGGKIKIPSLRGELELEIPKGAKDKQQFTFKGEGVKSVQGYGKGNLIVQIKIEYPKSLNDEQKELLEKLQESFGIESKPHESTFESMFDKVKKWFS, via the coding sequence TTGACTGAAATAGATTATTATGAATTACTAGAAATTAGTAAAAATTCAGATAAAAGTACAATCAAAAAAGCCTATAGACAAATGGCTATGAAATATCATCCTGATAAAAATCCAGGGGATAATGAAGCTGAAGAAAAATTTAAAGCTATAAATGAAGCCTATCAAGTATTAAGTGATGAAGAAAAAAGGGCTCTTTATGATAGATATGGTAAAGCTGGACTAGAAGGACATGGTCAAAGAGGAGGATTCTCTGGAGGATTTGATGATTTAAGTTCTGTTTTTGAAGAGATGTTTGGATTTGGTTCAAGTTCAAGAGGAAGAAAACAAAGAAAATCATATAACTATAATTTAGATGTAACAATTGAAGTAAAATTAGATTTCAACGAAGCTGTATTTGGTTGCAAAAAAGAGATAAACTATAAATACAAAACAGCTTGTAAATCTTGTAAAGGTACAGGTGCTAAAGATGGTAAAATGTCTACTTGTTCTATGTGTAATGGTCATGGACAGATTCATTCTAGACAAGGTTTTATGACTTTTGCACAAACTTGTCCAAAATGTGGTGGAAGTGGTCAAGCTTCAACTGATTCTTGTAAATCTTGTGGTGGAACTGGATATGATGAAATAAAAGACAATTTCAAAGTTGATATTCCAGAAGGTGTAAATGATGGAATGAGAATAAGAGTTTCAAATAAAGGAAATATTGCTCCTGATGGCTCACGTGGTGATTTATATTTACAAGTAAAAGTTAAAGAAGATGCCCATTTTGTAAGACATGATGATGATATATATTATGAAGCACCTATTTTCTTCACTCAAGTTGCTCTTGGAGGAAAAATTAAAATTCCAAGCCTAAGAGGTGAACTAGAACTTGAAATTCCAAAAGGTGCAAAAGATAAACAACAATTTACATTTAAAGGTGAAGGTGTTAAATCTGTTCAAGGATATGGAAAAGGTAATTTAATTGTTCAAATTAAAATAGAGTATCCTAAATCATTAAATGATGAACAAAAAGAGCTTTTAGAAAAACTTCAAGAGAGTTTTGGAATAGAGAGTAAACCTCATGAATCAACATTCGAATCAATGTTTGATAAAGTAAAAAAATGGTTTTCATAA
- a CDS encoding argininosuccinate synthase, protein MSKKDVKKVVLAYSGGLDTSIILKWLQDEYKAEVITFTADLGQGEEVEPARVKAIACGIKPENVYILDIKEEFVKDYVFPMFRANAIYEGEYLLGTSIARPLIAKKLIDIANETGADAVSHGATGKGNDQVRFEIGALALRPDIKVIAPWREWDLNSRESLLEYARKNGIEISQKHVDENGNPKVSPYSMDANLLHISYEGLHLENPNNEPEDSMWLWTTAPEKAPDEAEYLTLTYKNGDPVAIDGVEMSPATLLAKLNELGNKHGIGRVDIVENRYVGMKARGCYETPGGTIMLKAHRAIESICLDREAAHLKDELMPRYAKLIYQGYWFSPEREMLQAAIDATQKNVEGTVRIKLYKGNVTVVGRDSKRSLYNDAYSTFEKDEVYNQKDAEGFIRLNALRFIIAGKNPNRE, encoded by the coding sequence ATGAGTAAAAAAGATGTTAAAAAAGTAGTTTTAGCGTATAGTGGAGGTCTTGATACTTCTATTATTTTAAAATGGCTTCAAGATGAGTATAAAGCTGAAGTTATCACTTTTACAGCTGATTTAGGTCAAGGTGAAGAAGTTGAACCTGCAAGAGTTAAAGCAATTGCTTGTGGTATCAAACCTGAAAATGTATATATTTTAGATATTAAAGAAGAGTTTGTAAAAGATTATGTTTTCCCTATGTTTAGAGCAAATGCAATTTATGAAGGTGAATATTTATTAGGAACTTCAATTGCTAGACCATTAATTGCAAAAAAATTAATTGATATTGCAAATGAAACTGGTGCAGATGCAGTTTCACATGGAGCTACAGGAAAAGGAAATGACCAAGTTAGATTTGAAATTGGTGCATTAGCATTAAGACCTGATATCAAAGTGATTGCTCCTTGGAGAGAATGGGATTTAAACTCAAGAGAAAGTCTACTTGAATATGCAAGAAAAAATGGTATTGAAATTTCTCAAAAACACGTTGATGAAAATGGAAATCCAAAAGTAAGTCCTTATTCTATGGATGCAAATTTACTACATATCTCTTATGAAGGTTTACATTTAGAAAATCCAAATAATGAGCCAGAAGATTCAATGTGGTTATGGACAACTGCTCCAGAAAAAGCTCCAGATGAGGCTGAATATTTAACATTAACATATAAAAATGGTGACCCAGTTGCTATTGACGGTGTTGAAATGTCACCAGCAACACTACTTGCTAAATTAAATGAATTAGGTAATAAACACGGTATTGGAAGAGTTGATATCGTTGAAAATAGATATGTTGGTATGAAAGCTCGTGGTTGTTATGAAACTCCAGGTGGAACTATCATGTTAAAAGCTCACAGAGCAATCGAATCTATTTGTTTAGATAGAGAAGCTGCTCACTTAAAAGATGAGTTAATGCCAAGATATGCTAAGTTAATTTACCAAGGATACTGGTTCTCACCTGAGAGAGAAATGCTTCAAGCTGCTATTGATGCAACTCAAAAAAATGTTGAAGGTACTGTAAGAATTAAATTATACAAAGGTAACGTAACAGTTGTAGGAAGAGATTCAAAAAGATCTTTATATAATGATGCTTATTCAACATTTGAAAAAGATGAAGTTTATAACCAAAAAGATGCAGAAGGATTTATCAGACTTAATGCTTTAAGATTTATCATTGCTGGTAAAAACCCAAACAGAGAATAA